One Glycine max cultivar Williams 82 chromosome 1, Glycine_max_v4.0, whole genome shotgun sequence genomic window, gagagtgacctgatatacccattgtgtggtgtgtatttttatgtactcctaggcgccctgatattgtttttcactgatatggtaccacattgcatataagattgagtcttagtatatctGTTGCATAATGCTTGTATAATTATCATTGTGACTTGTTGTGTGATAGCGGGTAGTGAATTGTGTAAGTGTAAGATATTATGTTGTACTTAAGATTTATTGTTCTAAACACCCAATTAATGTGAAAGtgtgaaatgtaattttttgaTTAAATCCTTAGGACAAGTGATGTTACGAAATGAGTGATAAAATGATGTAAATTGTGCTAAGTTAaacttgttatacttatattatatgatatgtatatctacatgTTGTCCCGTTTCTCTCTATAATTTGGAATGTaataactcactccctatgtgatatttgtgtttggatcctgtgatgatttcGAACATTGTGTTCGTGAGAGCAGATGGTTAGGTAGATGGCTTTAAAGAGCCTCGCACTAAAGGACACtaagacacaacgctctgatagaatGTGACATTGGGACATGATGTTCTGaatatgttattttactttattttattttgctgctTAACTTGAATTCTTTTGAAAACTTGAACAACCTTATTTTGAGCCGAAAATGTTTctgataagttttatttggtaacaatgaagtgaatgtgaacctccttttacccacgtgaatttgtttaagcgatttgaaaaaaattgatttaataaaatttcatatttttatatctttttcttgattatatgtatgtcggggtagagggtgtcacaaaccTTACAATCACATAACTGTAGGACCCTTTAAAAGCAACAAGTTAATGCGTGACGAGTATTATGATGGGATCTACTGTGGGAACCCGccgagttgaatcactttgaggcacaacgagttaaaatgattttaaaaataattaagtagttgtgtgtattgcatagtttatAGGTAAAGTCTATGTTTGtgccatgtatatattaatattgtgtgatgtgtatatgattcataaggtgtgataacatgtaattttgggattataacattgtgattgagattgagtgtatgtgataaattgaatgtgttgaattgtaagatacatgtgtattgagatattataagcattgagttgtgagttatgaaccatacaatcacacgactataagaccctttaaggacgacgagttaatgcgcgacaagtattgtgatgggatccactatgggaacccgacgaatttaatcactttgaggcgcgatgaattaaaattattttgattataattaaGGAGTCGTGtctttgtataattcatagatagagtctatttgttaaaatgttttttgggttgaacttgaatcaagagggagagaCCTTAACGAACTCTTCAGAGTCTAGGCCTTAGGGGTAAACACACCTGATTTGAGTACTCCTTTAAGCATGTGTCGATCCCaagttggagcattctcgcaaaatagcgTAACCCTGAGTAGGCTCCCtgtgattttacctagtgatagtgacctgacttactagtgGTTTTACTCTTAGGTGCCCGACGAAGTTTTTCAGTAACATGATACCATATTGCATATAGAAtcgagtcttagtgtatctattGCATAACATTTATGTAATGATCATCGTAACTTGTTACGTGATGATGAGTAATGAATTATGAGTGTGAGATGTTGTATTGTACTTGAGATGTGTTATTTTGAAAgtgattaatgtgaaggtgtgAAATGTGATCTTGTGATTAAATCTTTGGCACAAGTGATGTTACACAATGAGTGATTAtactcatattatatatatgtgtcttcGTTTATCTCTACttgtttaggaatgtgataactcactccctatgtGTTGTTTGTCTTTGGATCCCATGATGATTTCGAACCTTGTGTTTGTTGTTTGTCTTTGAATCCCATGATGAtttcgaaccttgtgttcgtaggagcagatgactaggtggatgactttaaagaatttTGTATTAGAAGACATTGAGACACAATGCTCTAATAGAGTGTGACATTGGAGCATGAATTTCTGTTTCAATTGTATGATGTTAtgaacatgttattttactttattttattctactgcttaacttgagttcttttgtaaacttagACAGTCTTGTTTTGAGCCagagatatttttaataagttttatttggtaacagTGAAACGACCTTTTACCCATGTGAATTTGTTtacatgatttaaataaaattgatttaattaaattctgcattattatatgtttttcttatttacatATATGTCATGGTAAAAGATGTCACAATCTCCAATACAACTCCTCCCACACCCCATCACCATCATCTTCAGCATCTAACTTTCCATTTGATGAAATTAACCCCTTAGCCATCCAAAGTTCAATTCAATATTGCTTCCTTATTTCTGCATCTTTGGGAAATATTGAACAAAAAGCAAAACATTGTCTAAGTTTTATTGGTTGGATCAAGTAACTTAATCTCAAGATAGACATTATGGAGTTTTCGTTATCTGACAACTCCAAAAGCTTGCTTTGCAAAACATTGACCATCATGTTAGAATTAAGGGTTGACAAAAAGAGAAATGTGTGTTCCAATATTTTAAATCGTAAaatttgggaaaaaaaataattttgattctttaaattttaagaactaTGTTCTTCCTCTGGTTTGCAAGAAGAAGTCTGGCAATGGCATCAATCGAAATTAGAACATTCAATTCAATTCTAACATCACTTCTCTAACTCCTGAACACAAATGtcaataacaatatatatatatatatatatagagagagagagagagaggaaggaGTTGGATTCACAATATACCTGGACAGCCACACCAATCATAATTCTGAAATAGCTTTTCTAACTCCTCACATGTGAATAAGGGAAATGTGAGCTATTTTTGGCCAGTCTTCTCCCGTTTTCTTCTCAGATCGCTTCCTTAACTTAGGACAACAACAGATAATccacaaaattttcatattgttAAAGCTTAGGCTCTCTGAAAGACATCTCAACTTGGGACACCGCAAAATTGTCAATTTGAGAAGCAAGGGAAGGTTTTCAAAACAATCAGGAAAAGATTCTAGCTTCGGAAGATCCTTTAATGTTAAGGACTTCAACAAGGAAAGGTTTCCCAAGCAGCCAGGCAAGGATTCTAGGTTTCGAAGATCATAAACTGTTAAATTCTTCATGGCAGTCAGATGTTGTAAACCTTCCACCTCTCTGTAATTGTCAAATGTCAAATCCTCAAGACAAGTCAGGCAATGAGAACTTGCCAACACATTGAACTTCCCACAcccataaatttttaatttcttaagagAGTGCAACTCTTGCACCAATACTTCCTTCGCCAAAAATTTATGacattcaaaaatatatattgtggaAAAGCGTGGGAACATGTTTTCCCCATTCTCCCTTGATAACCTTGTTAGATTTAGCAGAGAAGAGAGTGAAAGATATTCTAAAGTCTTGAAAACTTCTCTACCATCATAGCACTCCTCGtatatgtattttatattaatcacCTCAGATATCCTTAGACTCTTTAGAAAAGGTAGTTTATTCAACACTGGAAGTTGTACGCAACTTTTGCAGCGCCACCACCATATAAGATTAATATTTAAGAGAATGACTAGACATCCATTGTGGGAAATGGGCACCTTTATATCCTTCCACGCTCAAACTTTGAAGTTGTTGGGCTTAGATTCAAGCACTTCAAGAACCCCTCCTCAATATTTTCTTGTAATTCCcactcttttttattatatatttgccATGACAACGTCAACTTATTGAGTTGATTCATCGACATATTGGCTTCTTTGGCATCCATTACACTTTTTACTTTCTCCATATTCTCAATATGAAGATCTCCTTTTAGCTTCAATGGTCCCAATTCTGCCAAAAGGAACCCTTCTTTATTGCCAACTATGTAATATCTTAAAATCCTTAGGGAAGTCAACTTTCCTATACGAGGAGGCAAGCTTGATAGAGCGTGGCACTTATTCAAAGATAGTTGTTGTAGAGATTTTACGCGTATCAAACTATTAGGCAACATCTTGAGACAAGTACAATAGTCTAGAAGAGTTCTGAAGCAACCATGAGAAAGATTCAAGTACCTTAAATGTTTTAAATCACCAACTGAAGATGGCAACTTTTCTCTTTCCACAAAGTCAAGTACCCACAAAGAATAACATTTCAACATATCAGAAGAAACTCGGTAAGCATAGAAAAAGTGATCTTATAATATATAGGTCCTCAAAGATTTGACTCGATGCAACTGGACTAAATAAGCTTTCTTAGATGAAACATGGTGGATTTGTTCAGACAAAGTAGTTACATCGTTGTCATTTATATTGcaacaaacatattttgcaacCAGTTGTGCAAGATCATGAAAAAGATCGTGCATTTTGAAGCTTTCAACTTTGCCCATCATCTTTCACAATATCCTGAAAAAAATGATCTTCGATACAGTTCATCCCACACTCCATCACCATCATCTTCAGCATCTAACAATCCATTCGATGAAATGAATCCATTAGCCATCCAAAGTTCAATTAAACATTGCTTCCCTATTTCTTTATCTTTCGGAAATATTGCACAAAAACATTGTCTATGTTTTATTGGTAGGTTCAAATAACTTAATCTCAAGACAGACATTATGGAGTTTTCGTTGTCTGATAAATTCGAAAGGTTGCTTTCCAAAACACTACGCCgctgattttatttcttttagaaTGTAAGAGATCTCCTATTGCTTTTGTTGCAAGAGGCACACCTCCACATCTCTTTACTATCTCCCTCCCTATGACCTCGTGCTCTTCTTGTTCTCCTTATTTGATTCAAAGGCTCAATCTTTAAGCAATTCCCAATAATCTTTGTTAGATAACTTTGTTAATTCATGAGGAGGATGCATTATTGTTCTCATGATTGTTGCAACCTCTGAAAGATGAGTAGTAACCAGTATGGAAGAACCCTTTGCCCCACAAGCCAGTACAAATTTCAACCTCTCCCAGTTATATGGCTTATCTTCCCACACATCATCCAAAACAAGCAAATATTTTTTCCTCGAAGCAGATCTTGGAGTTTACATTGTAGTGACTCCAGACCCAAGTCCTCACAAGGTTGTCGAAGCGATGCTTCGATGATAGTTTTCATTATTCTATTCAAACTGAAATTTTCCGAAACACGCACTCAACGTTTTATTTCAAAGTGGTTGACTACCTTCTCATGATGGAAGATGTGTTGGACAAGTGTTGTTTTTCCAAGTCCACCTACTCGGAAAATAGGATAGACTAATAAATTCTCAGAGCAAGGAAAATTTGCATCACCAATCAAAAAGTCTACAATTCTTTTTGTATCTTCTTCTCTTCCATAGACTTTTTGATCAGTGATGGACAAGATGGTTTGGTGCCACTCAGGGACTCCAGTGATTCTCTCTTGAAATATGGAAGTCAAACCAAGCTGGTCCTTTTCTTTAGCGATTTGATCTAATCTCTCACTTATACTTTTCATTCTCGTTTTGCAATTTTGTAACGGAAACAAAGATGCATGGCTTGAAAAGAGGATAAGGAAGAGCTTAGTACCATTTCAGATAGACAACACTTGACTTCATATTCCAACCACAATTCTTCATAGGCACATTCCTCCAACACGTCATCCAGCTCATAAGATGCATCTGTTAGCTTTCCCAGCCAATCCTTGATAGCTTCATTTGAGAATTGTTTCTCCTCAGCATCTTGAAACTTGGCCTTGATTGCAGTGAACATGTTGTgaagctttttcttttctccattGAAACCCAGAAGTGTTCCCAGCTCTGTTGCTGCGAGGGAGCTCAAATTTTCAAGCACAACTTTGAATACAGCCTCAGCCATCTTCCAAGTTGTATCtcacaaaatgaaaatgcaagagAGATTGTGTTGTGTGCTTCAGAAATAGAATGGTATGGTCAAGTAAGAGATAGCACTGCAGAGAAGACGTTTTGGATACACTTGGAAAGTCAACAATGCACCCAACCCGAGAAGAAATgtattattagattttttaatgtGGTGGGCCAACCGGCATGGCAGAAGAGTGGACATTGattagaaatttatttgaaattttatgtttaagtaTTAGTTGAAATTACAagtataggaaaaaaatattatagatatGGATTAAATAAACATACACAAACTAACATGTTACAAATACACCTAAAAAAACGttacaaatgaaatgaaaacatatatgaaaatattataaattttaagcttaaataattttttttccttgaaatataattgtattttgcTTTGGCCtctaatattttgtttgaattttagttcctgtaaaaaaaaatctttctgcTTTATTCCTTGTCAGTTTGTTTTAGCCATTCTAATATTGTTTTGGGTACTCAATAGTGTTTTAAAGAGTAACCAATATGAACAATGTGTCAGATAATGCATTCCTGAAATTTCATGTGTACAATAAAATTTgccacataataaaataataatacaaagtCTTCTCAAAACACCCATTAGACAATTCTATATAACTTGGCAACAAaaggtccaaaagaaaaaatctaCCATTAGCAAAGGCAAACTACATGTGATGCCTCTTTGCTGACAAGCTATCATGCTTGTAACTTATAAAAACTATACCAAGAATGATAACAATAATCTTAACAAATTCACTTTTGTGGATGAGCTATATCATCCAAGAGATCAATAGAATATGCAACTGTTAACGGTTTCAACATCAACAATTTAAGGCTACAGTACACGAATTTCTATACTTCACTCACTGAATGGTCAGAactcaaaaaaattatgtgaacgAGCTCTTACCACTACCAGTACTTGCCGGCAGCTTATATGCAATAATAATAAACCTGCTCTAGTTTATATCAAGAATTTATCGCAGAATATAGTGTCTTCTAGAGGAAGATGTTGATTTCCTTTTCGGTCATCTCCAAAACATGGTCTCTCGCATCAGCCAAAGCACCCTGAATGTGAAGTATATTCAGATccatgaaaacaaaataaaaggagaGGTAAACTAAGCAATAGCACAAAATACATCACCTGCCCAAATTTTGTTAGGAAGTTACTGGCAATGTTTAGTGATGTGACAGCTACATCATCATTAGACTTGAGTGCTTGAGCAATAGCAAAAGCTCCATCATCCTGTGAATCAGACAACTATGGCATTAGAGATGATATAATTTCCATGGGTTATGaaccaaaaatacaaaagaacaCATTCATACCCTTATTTCATTAAATCCTAAATCTAGAGAGGTTAAAGCTTCATTAACCACTTTCAAGCTGCGAGCCAGGCTCTGTGCACCCTGCAATAGTTGATTCATAAAACAATAACATCCTAAGATTGACTGATGAAGAtttgaaaaaatgattaaaGGGTAAAATGACTCAAGGTACGGATAACAAACTTCATCTCTTAGACCGTTTGCTCGCAAGTCCAAAATCGATATGGTGGTATTGTATTTTAAAGCATCTGCAATGCACTCTGCCCCTTTTGCTCCTATCTATAAAGTTATCCAATGTTACAAATAAAAGTTATTACAAACAATTTACAGGTAATTCATGGTGAAAAGGTTACCTGGCACCAACCAAGCTTAAGGGTTTTTATGTTCCCATGAAACTTGAGAACTTCAGCCAAGGCCTTGGCTCCATCTGGTCCAATGGGATTATAACTAAGTTCTAACTAAGAATGAGATAAAATCTGTCAGTGTATAGAAAAGACAAACAACAGAACAAAGATGAGAAACTAAAGTAGAGGCTTACAGTGGTAATAACTAAGTTATCTTTTAAAACTTGAGCAATGGCATTAACGCCATCAACGTGAATGTTATTTCCCCCCTGCAATATCAACTCAGGCAAGTCATGTCCCAAGCAATAGTATTACTGCCTCCATGTTTTAGTTCTTTCTTTAGTTAATGGCCAGAGCAAGGGCAGTGACATGGCAGGGAACGTACAGAATACAAactaaaaggtaaaaaaaaaaaaaaaaaaagagatcttGTTACCAGATCCAACGTTGATATTGACCGATTTTCCTTTAAAGCAACTGCAATTTTTTCGGCTCCCTGACATGTTATACACAATCAGTTTAATGACTATAATCAAAACTCATTGTCCTCTTAAGAATCTATCTCTGCAGAACTATTAAATTTGTTGCAGTAGTTGTTACTGTTAATATAAAGGGAAAACGAAAAAGTAAGTTTTCTAAGGTACAACTACCAGCCATCAATCCTCCCTGACTACTTGTACACTTAAATGAGACAAAAGAGTGCACACATGGTTATTTCTGAGTATAGTATACACATCAATTTACTATTCAACTTGTTGCAGATACACAAAACTAGTTTAAACATCATATTCTAGATTACTGATAATAAATATCATGTATCTATtcttaagcatcttaaggatCCTATTCATTGCATGACTTCACACTGAAAATTTTGATAAGATTTATGATAATCACACTATGTGAAATAGGGGACAAGTTTGAGATAGAATACCTCATCACCAATGTCATTCATGTAAAGGTTCAACCATAAAAGGTTTCTGCTCTTCCTAATATACTCAGCGACATGGAATGAACCTTTAGCTGTTAATGAGTTGTTGCCTATGTCTAGAAGTGTAAGTTTCCCTTGAGAACAAATATTGCTTGTCAGTtaatagtaaaatattaaaGTGGAACATTACAAGCATAAATGACACATGATCAGTCAATATCAGAAATTAGTACAAGTTAACCTTTATGTGAAGATAACCCTGTCATCAAAGAACAGATTCCTTCATCTCCAATAGAATTCCCATGCAAATGAAGTTCCTGTCCATATACTGAGGTTCAGGGTAAATCATGCTTGTTTAAGGCTGCATACAACCAGATATGCTTCTAGTGGATGCAGCAGCATTGTCATTGTGATAAGAGAATACATCTTGAAAGGTTATTGCTCAATTTTTCTTAGATATGCTACAGAATTTGAGGTGTTCTGTAAGGAAAtacataataagttaataacacTGCTATATGAAACGTGTTTTGGAACTGGATAAGATAACAAGATCTAATGGCCAAGGTGGGAATTCTGAAAGCGATACCAAGAACTTAAAGGGATGAATGTAATGTTGGGCATttaattcaaaagaaaataagaatagtACCCTTATTGACTTGTTGCTCTCAAGTGCTTTAGCTAATGCATTAGCCCCCAAAGCCCCACCATAATTGCCACTAGAATagtgatgatgtcaaaagaattCACAAAAGAGGAAAAGATTAAGTAATGAGCTGTTAAAGATTTACTCATGAAACAATTCCTAGGGTAAATGCAACATCAAAAGCATGAACATCATAAATCAAACTATCATTCCCTCAAAATTTCCCACAGGGAGAATTGGGGGAGAATTTTTTTGAAGAGAATACTTAATGTGACAATTCTTACTCACTTGAGATGTATATTTCGTATACTGTTATTCTCAAGAAGTGCCCCGGCCAGACTTGAAAATCCCTGCCTCCATTTCcaagaaacaaatcaaaataagattTAGACACTCAGGCAACTATGGCCTTAGAATAAGCTTAGGTAAATTGCATACAGAATATTCAATCATGTTATTGTTAAGTTCAAGAACCCgcaaacttgaatttttcttcaacatttcaGCAATTGCTTTTGCACCCTGCATAACACAGTAAGCATTTCTTAGTGCCATATGGGAGGCATTATATGAAAAATACGGATCAGCAAGCTAACCACATCACCCAAGTCAGCACTGTTTAGCTGGAGCTTCTCAATGCTAGAGTTATTCACCAATATGTCACATAAGCACTGTAAAGAATGAATAGGATATTGATAGTCAATAGTTGAATACAATAGTTAAACCTAAGTGTATGAGAAAGATCAGCAGTAActgttaacaaatttattttcttttatctgttTGAGAGAGGATGGAGGTGGGTTATAAACATATCTACATAATTCTAATAATCATCATGGTTAGTTAAGCCATAAGCTTCTTCGTCGTTGTTCTTTACggcataaaaaatgaatatattttagcAAATACAGTATTATAGAGAGAGGAACATTGTGTAATAGCTATTCCAGTCATCCTGTATATGCTTGATATAGGATAGCCGATAATTAAACAAGCTGAAACAGTGAACAAATAAGCCTATAATAATCAATTGTACTCCTCATCTGCACTACCCCATCACCCAAACAGATAAAAGTGTATATACACACACGGCCTTTATAAAAATCatccaaaaatatattataaggaCCTTTcaataattagataaaataGAGGAATCCCAACAGTAATTAACTCAAATCTTGAATTCATAGAAGTGCGTAATACATCTAAACCCCTTGGAACTGACCTTAGCACCTTCATCTCCAACAAGGTTTCCTGAAAGATCAAGAGTCTTCAATGTGATGTTTGATTGAAGAACACCATCAAAAGCTCTCAATCCAGCTGCAGTTATACCATTTGCAGCAAAACTCACTTCCTCTGCAATctttataacaatttatatttagGATGTGCTCACAGACAGAACACAAatggtagtatttttttttttttcctaattataagaaacatatgatcacttttaatgtattaaataataattttcttttatacagtaAATTTATTGTGAAGTCTATTAATCAGATATTAATCATTTCCCATGCATTTATTGAGCTATTAAGAATATAACTCATACATTGGTTGAAAAATTATTCCTTGTGTTAACCAATTCTCTCTGTTGGAAATAGGAATATTTTAGGAGATAAGAGCTtctttaatgattatttttccaAGTATTAGCGTACGTAATTGTGCAACTGTGAAAACAGTTTTGTAAAATGATTGTAAGGGCTGTTAGCTTTTGCTAACAACACCCCTCTAGTGTTAGACAGCAGACTATATGTTTGTAAGGGCTGTTAGCTTTGACTAACTGCACCTCGCTAGGATTAGGGAGTCAGAATCTGTTAGTGTTAGTTTAGTAGGTCAGAGGTCTATATATACCTTTATTGTAACTAACTCTAACTAACATTTCAGATCACAACA contains:
- the LOC121172775 gene encoding putative disease resistance protein RGA3; its protein translation is MAEAVFKVVLENLSSLAATELGTLLGFNGEKKKLHNMFTAIKAKFQDAEEKQFSNEAIKDWLGKLTDASYELDDVLEECAYEELWLEYEVKCCLSEMMLKMMVMECGMNCIEDHFFQDIVKDDGQS
- the LOC100789448 gene encoding NLR family CARD domain-containing protein 3 isoform X1 yields the protein MAFTSTLSLYSHPQVRLRCQRLQSLAFTAAGVAQFAPLPPLNCRRTCSPRSFVVRASSSVEGSRARAGGSRRVYRQSQANAPLSSAPVKQIANVVAPVAAFFALTFVIWKLVEKLLVPTPKQLKYSTGESQSPSQGLKWSFAAGTNLLSQLGEKIERQSRQKLNEFARELRSFPSIDMSGRNFGDEGLFFLAESLAFNQIAEEVSFAANGITAAGLRAFDGVLQSNITLKTLDLSGNLVGDEGAKCLCDILVNNSSIEKLQLNSADLGDVGAKAIAEMLKKNSSLRVLELNNNMIEYSGFSSLAGALLENNSIRNIHLNGNYGGALGANALAKALESNKSIRELHLHGNSIGDEGICSLMTGLSSHKGKLTLLDIGNNSLTAKGSFHVAEYIRKSRNLLWLNLYMNDIGDEGAEKIAVALKENRSISTLDLGGNNIHVDGVNAIAQVLKDNLVITTLELSYNPIGPDGAKALAEVLKFHGNIKTLKLGWCQIGAKGAECIADALKYNTTISILDLRANGLRDEVCYPYLESFYPLIIFSNLHQSILGCYCFMNQLLQGAQSLARSLKVVNEALTSLDLGFNEIRDDGAFAIAQALKSNDDVAVTSLNIASNFLTKFGQGALADARDHVLEMTEKEINIFL
- the LOC100789448 gene encoding protein NLRC3 isoform X2, translating into MAFTSTLSLYSHPQVRLRCQRLQSLAFTAAGVAQFAPLPPLNCRRTCSPRSFVVRASSSVEGSRARAGGSRRVYRQSQANAPLSSAPVKQIANVVAPVAAFFALTFVIWKLVEKLLVPTPKQLKYSTGESQSPSQGLKWSFAAGTNLLSQLGEKIERQSRQKLNEFARELRSFPSIDMSGRNFGDEGLFFLAESLAFNQIAEEVSFAANGITAAGLRAFDGVLQSNITLKTLDLSGNLVGDEGAKCLCDILVNNSSIEKLQLNSADLGDVGAKAIAEMLKKNSSLRVLELNNNMIEYSGFSSLAGALLENNSIRNIHLNGNYGGALGANALAKALESNKSIRELHLHGNSIGDEGICSLMTGLSSHKGKLTLLDIGNNSLTAKGSFHVAEYIRKSRNLLWLNLYMNDIGDEGAEKIAVALKENRSISTLDLGGNNIHVDGVNAIAQVLKDNLVITTLELSYNPIGPDGAKALAEVLKFHGNIKTLKLGWCQIGAKGAECIADALKYNTTISILDLRANGLRDEGAQSLARSLKVVNEALTSLDLGFNEIRDDGAFAIAQALKSNDDVAVTSLNIASNFLTKFGQGALADARDHVLEMTEKEINIFL